A part of Oncorhynchus kisutch isolate 150728-3 linkage group LG2, Okis_V2, whole genome shotgun sequence genomic DNA contains:
- the pmvk gene encoding phosphomevalonate kinase: MATVEPKLVLLFSGKRKSGKDYVTDLIHQRLGPDVCCILRLSGPLKQQYAQDHGLDFDELLGAGEYKEKYRADMIQWGEKQREKDPGFFCRVAIKEAQQPIWIVSDTRRLSDLQWFWREYPSQSRCVRVEASEETRKERGWEFTTGIDDAESECGLDQGVDFDWIIKNEGDGSQLEEQLATGLLSIAKEKAKED, encoded by the exons ATGGCGACAGTAGAACCCAAACTCGTCCTTTTATTTAGTGGGAAACGCAAATCTGGAAAAGATTACGTGACGGATTTGATTCACCAAAG ACTAGGTCCAGATGTATGCTGTATCTTGCGTCTCTCGGGTCCTCTTAAACAGCAATACGCACAG GACCATGGATTGGACTTTGATGAGCTGTTGGGAGCAGGTGAGTACAAGGAGAAGTACCGTGCTGACATGATCCAGTGGGGTgagaagcagagggagaaggACCCAGGGTTCTTCTGTCGTGTGGCCATCAAGGAGGCCCAGCAGCCTATCTGG ATTGTGAGTGATACGCGGCGTCTGTCAGACCTGCAGTGGTTCTGGAGGGAGTATCCTAGTCAGTCTCGCTGTGTTCGGGTGGAGGCCTCAGAAGAGACACGGAAGGAGAGGGGCTGGGAGTTCACAACAG gaatAGATGATGCAGAGTCTGAATGTGGGCTCGACCAAGGAGTGGATTTTGATTGGATAATCAAAAATGAGGGCGATGGATCCCAACTGGAGGAGCAGCTTGCTACTGGGCTGCTCTCAATAGCCAAAGAAAAGGCGAAAGAAGACTGA